A DNA window from Mastomys coucha isolate ucsf_1 unplaced genomic scaffold, UCSF_Mcou_1 pScaffold21, whole genome shotgun sequence contains the following coding sequences:
- the LOC116101188 gene encoding secretoglobin family 2B member 24-like — MKGTLLLLALLVTGELGFQTTEACVPFFSAYGSVVSGSKMWLDHEFEAYDATEGEELALEKIQDCYREGGFKTKLTDPKILADSNKCLQLCSVPCVYVLNRNHMRSSEDPGDSERSDLCGLLDQSDCP, encoded by the exons ATGAAGGGGACACTTCTTCTGCTGGCCTTGCTTGTGACTGGAGAGTTGGGCTTCCAGACAA CAGAAGCATgtgttcctttcttctctgcctaTGGGAGTGTTGTCTCTGGAAGCAAAATGTGGTTggatcatgaatttgaagcaTACGATGCTACTGAGGGGGAAGAGCTAGCCTTGGAAAAAATCCAGGACTGCTACAGAGAGGGAGGATTTAAGACCAAGCTTACTGATCCCAAAATTTTG GCTGATTCTAATAAATGCTTGCAGCTCTGTTCTGTgccctgtgtctatgtgctgaATAGGAATCATATGAGGTCTTCAGAGGATCCAGGAGATAGTGAGAGAAGTGACTTGTGTGGTCTCCTAGATCAGAGTGACTGCCCCTGA